The genomic stretch CCATAAATGCCGATAAACCCAATAATCCCAAACAAGAAATAAAGACTGCCAACGCACCGAAAATGGTTGCCAGCGACCCAACAAACTGTTGCTGCCTGAACTTTTGTTCAAAGTCTTTATCCACAAAATGATAATCAAAAGGCTGCGAAGCATCTGCCTTACGGAAAACTTTTTGCAGCCTGGAAAGCGTTCCCTGTAAGTCCTGCGTGGGTTTCAGCTTCATGAAAATATAGTTACAGCCCGATGGATTGTTTTGAAATAACAAAGGCGCGGGATGCATTTCATTCATCTCGTTATATACAAAATCTTTCGTAATTGCCTTGATGGTAACGGCTTGTTGCTGGTCATCGCCCCACCATATTTTTCCGCCTACGTGCCCTGCTTTTCCCATCAGTTTTGCAAAAGATTCGTTGATAATAACGTTCGTGCTATCCAGGCTTGGGTTTTCCGAAAAGGCGGTTCCGTCTTTTAGTTTTATACCGAAAGTTTTGAGATAATCAGCATCGGCACTTACGTAAGTAACTAATACGTCTTCCGTTGCACTTTTGCCTTCCCAACTGGCGCCACCGCCGTTGTTGTACATTTTCATCGGCGAATGAGAGCCGAGCGAAACATCGCTCACATCATTCGTACTTAAAATATTTTGCTTTAGCGATGGATAACCTTTCATCAAATTGGGCGTAACGCTTACATACAGCACATTATCTTTCTTAAATCCTAAGTCTCTGTTTTTGGTAAATTGAATTTGCTTATACACAACGATCACTGCAATAATGATAATTACCGAAATGGTAAACTGCAACACCACCAATATTTTCCGCACAATGCCTGCATTGCCTGCGTTTTTCGTAATTTGGTTTTTCAATGCGCGCACCGGATTGAACGATGATAAGTACAACGCAGGATAGCTGCCTGCAACAATTCCGCAAATGCCGCCGGTAATAATCAGGAACAAAATATGCGAAGGCGCCAATACATTTAATTGCAGATGAATGCCAATCAAGCTGCTGAACAAAGGCAATACGCAAGCCACAACAATAACCGCAAGTATTACGGCAACATAAGCCACAATCAACGATTCGGACAACAGTCTGCCAACCAAATCTCTGCGCGTAGAACCCAGCACTTTGCGCATCCCTATTTCCTTTGCACGCTTCTCGCTGCGCGCGGTGGAAAGATTCATAAAATTGATACAGGCGATAATTAAAATAATCAACGCGATGAATGAAAACATTTTTACATTTTGAATTGTTCCCAAAGAAGCGTCTTCTTTTCCATTGACAAACACACCATACAAATTCAATCTTTTTAAAGGATACAGCCACAAAACATTCGTATTGCCCGGGTCATTTTGCTTAATCAGTTTTTCAAGTTGCGCATTTACCGAAGCATAATTTGCTTTCGGATTGAGTTGGACCCAAGTGCCGCAACTGTTATTTCCCCAACTGTCCCAGTTTTTATTTTCATTATAATTTACCTGAAACGGAAGAAAAAAATCCTTGCCGGCGAACTGAATATTCTGCGGAAAATCTTTGTACACGGCAGAAACTTTGTACGGCTTGTTGTCCACCAATAATGTTTTCCCGATTGCATCTTTATTGCCAAAATATGCCGTTGCCAGCTTTTGCGAAATGGCAATTTGCGATATATCGTTCAATATATTATTTGTATTTCCTTCCACCAAAGGCAGTCCGAACATTTTAAAGAAAGCAGAATCTACATAGGCACCCGATTGCGACAAATGTTTATCGCCCAAAGCGATGGTAGCGCCTGCATCGCTGTAACGCGAAGCATTTTCCACGCCGGGAAACTGTTGAAGCAACGCATCTTTTACACGGAACGGCGTAGCGCGGAAAGTGTACATATCCTTACCGTAAGTCTGGTTATTCTCTATCAGGTAAATATTGTTCAAATCGGGAATGGAATGGTCATACGTTACATTGTATTCCACCCACAAAAAAATGAGGCTCGCGCACGCAATGCCTACGGCAAGCCCGGCAATGTTCAATACGCTGAAAGTCTTGTTGCGTCTGAGATTGCGCCACGCCGATTTAAAATAACTGTTTGTCATAATTTTTTAATTTGAAAATAAGACAATTTGAAAATGCTTTTGAAACCGGAACACGTTTGTCGTCATTGCGAACGAGGAACGAGTGAGGAATCTCATTGTGCTTGTTGAGATTTCTCCTGTCGTCGAAATGACGGCGCAGCCGCGTTCATATTTCACTTTCGCGCTCAATTATTAATTACTAATTGATTTAATCATGTACATAATCCAGTTCTCTCAAAATATTTTCCGTAACCTTTTCGCCGTCAAGCATACGGATGATGCGGTGCGCAAACTTTGCATCATGCTCGCTGTGCGTAACCATAATGATAGTAGTGCCTTGCTCATTGAGCGTGGTAAGCATATCCATCACTTCGCTGCCGTTGTGCGAATCGAGGTTTCCGGTAGGTTCATCCGCAAGTATAAGTTTCGGCTTATTCACTACGGCGCGGGCAACGGCTACACGCTGCTGCTGACCGCCCGAAAGCTGTTGCGGATAATGGTTTTTACGGTGCATAATTTGCATTTTGTCCAATGCTTCTTCTACCATTTCTTTTCTGTCCGAAGCCTTCACATTGTTGTAAATCAACGGCAGCTCTACGTTTTCGTAAGTCGTCAATTCGTCAATCAAATTAAAGCTCTGGAACACAAAGCCGATGTTCTTCTTACGAAGGTCGGCGCGCTTTTGCTCGTTAAAGTTCGCAACTTCAATTCCGTCAAAGAGAAAACTTCCACCATTACAATCATCCAGCAAACCGAGAATATTGAGCAGTGTGGACTTGCCGCAGCCGGACGGTCCCATAATGGCAACAAATTCGCCTTTCTTTACGTCGAATGACATTTTGTTTAGTGCAACCGTTTCTATCAAATCGGTGCGGTACACCTTTTCGAGATTGGTAATTTTAATCATTGTTTTATTTTTATTTGTTTTTGAAAATTTGTTGAATTGATTTATTGTTTAATTGTTATTTATTCTTCGCGTCATTCCGAACGAGGAACGAGTGAGGAATCTCATTTTGCTTGTTGAGATTTCTCCTATCGTCGAAATGACGGGCGCTATCGTGTTCGCATTTTATTTTCTTGTTCAATTTTTTAATTTAATAATGTGATAATGCCATTGAAAACCGGAACACCTTTGCCGTCATGCCGAATTTATTTCGGCATCTATATTATTTCTTCCTTTGAGATGCTGAAACGAGTTCAGCATGACGTGTGCCGGCGTGTTCATCGTTGATATTCTTGTTCATTATTATTTTTTCATTTTCCTATAAATCATATAAATCCAAATAATTCCAGTTCAGACTATTCCGTTTTCAAACTCTTTACCGGATTGGCTCTTGCCGCTTTAAACGCTTTGAAGCCAATCGTCGCAAACGCAATCAGCATCACTATCACAGCCGCGATGATGAATGTGAATACGCCGATGCCTATTTTGTATGCAAAGCCCTGCAGCCATTTGTGCATTGCCCAGTAAGCCAACGGCGTTGCAATCACAACAGCGATAATTACAAGCTTTAAAAAATCTTTACTGATGAGTTGTACTATGCTGCCGACACTTGCGCCCAACACTTTGCGAATGCCTATTTCTTTGGTTTTTACCTGCGCCGTGTAAGTTGCCAAGCCAAACAAACCGAGGCAGGAAATAAAAATAGCAATTGCTGCAAAGGTGGTAAACAGTGTGCCGGTGCGCTGCTGCGAACGGTAATGCGCTTCAAAACTTTTGTCCAAAAAGTTATAACTGAAAGGCGTTTTGCTCGTGTTGTATTTTTTATATTCTTTTTCCACAGCGGCAATGGCATTTTGCGCTTCAGTGCCGGTGGTGCGCACATACAACATATTACCGTATCGCCAACTGTAAAATATAATTGGGCTGATAGCTTCGGTCAATGGCTCAAAATTAAAATCTTTCAGTACGCCAATAATTGGTCCTTTCCATTCGTGAAAAGTTATTTGCTGCCCCACATACGGCGGCTTTAATCCCATTGCCTTAACAGCTGTTTCGTTTAAAATAAATCTATTACTGTCGGCAGGCGTACCGGAAAAATTGCCGCCTTCGATAAAGTGATATTTCATGGTAGGAATAAAATCTTTATCTGCGAAAAGCTGAGAAATAACCATATTCTCATTTATCGGTTTACCACTCCATTCAATATCTCCAGTTGAGCTACCCACGTTTGAAATATCATAAGCATCGGAAGTTCCTGCGCTTAAAATGCCGTGTGTTTTTTGCAGTTCGGTTTTAATAGCGTCGAAATGCTGTACAGCCTCGTCGGGAAAGGAAACCGAGAATACATAACTTTTGTCGTAACCCAAATCTTTGTTGCGCATATAACGCATTTGATTGCTCATAACTATGGTACTTACCAGTAGCGCAAACGAAATAGTAAATTGCAGCACCACCAGTATTTTGCGGAACGTAGCGGTTTTGAAACCCGCGATTTTTGTTCCGCGCATCACGGCAAGCGGCTGGAACGACGACAGCAATATGGCAGGATAAATACTTGCTGCAAGCAGCGTCCCAACGAACACAATAAATAAAATACCAAGCGTATGAATGTCCGACAACGAAAAACTTAGTTCTTTGCCTGAAATATTGTTGTACAAAGGCATCAGCACGAAAATCAAACCGATAGCAATCACACCGGCGCAGAGAAATAAGGCGACTGTTTCTACAATAAACTGAAAAAATAATTGCCGCTTGGACGCGCCGATAATTTTCTTGACGCTTACTTCTTTCAGCCGCATCAACGAGCGTGCCGTAGAAAGATTGACATAGTTGATGCTTGCAATTACTAAAATTAAAATGGCTACAAGCAACATTATTTCCACCATTCGCAAAGCCGAAGTATCGCCATCGTTGCCGATAAGATGAACATCGCCAAGATTTTGCAGTTGAAAAGAAGTCTGGCTATCGCCGTTTCTTGCATTTTTATATGCTGCGGTAAGAGCATTGCCTACGCTTTGCGGATTTCCATTAGAATTAAGCAGTGCAAAAATGGTATATCCATAATCGCCCAAATCCACATCAATAGTTTTCCATTTTCCATTACCGCCGTTCGCAGTAAAGCGTTGCGCATAATAAGCCATCGGAAAAATAGCATCTGCCTGAATATCCGAATTTTTTGGAATTTCTTTTAATACGGCAGTTACCGTAAAATTATTTTTATCATAACGAATTACTTTACCAATCACATTGTCCGTACCGAATATTTTTTTCGCAGTTTTTTCCGTAAGTGCAACGGAATACGTGTCGGACAAAAAATTATTTGGATTACCTTTCAATATTTTAAAATCAAAGATGCTCAAGAGACTACTATCGGCATAAATAATATTATTCTTATCAATAATTTTTGTTTCAGTCTGGTTTGTCAAAATACCGCCTCCACCTGCAATACGCACCATTGACTGAATGCTTGGAATATTCTTTGCATATACCGCCAACGGCGCAGGTACGCTACTCCAAATTATTTCTTTTCCGTTAGATGGAAAATGTGCGCTTAACTCGTAAATATTTTTATACTGCTTGTTGAATTTGTTATAGCTAAATTCATTCTGCACCCAAAGCAGCAGCATAATGCCCGTAGCCAAACCAATAGCCAGCCCGGCAATATTGAGTGCGCTGTAAAACCTGTTTACTACAAGGCTGCGCCATGCCGTTTTAAAATAATGGAATAACATAGTTTTTAATTTGATAATGATTTTGAAAAATGGAACACTTCTGCCGTCATGCCGTCCTGAACCTGATTCAGGATTGTTTCGGCATCTTGATTATGAGATGCTGAATTGAAAATCGACGAAGTCAAATAAATTCAGCATGACGTGCGAGCGAGTTCATATTTCATTTTCTTGTTCATTTATTTTCCTGCACAAATCATATAAATCCCAAAACTCCCGGTTCAGGCTATTTAAAATTCAAACTCACACTACCCATATTTGTTGAAGCAGCAAGGTTGGCGCCGCCGCCATTTATTTTGCCCTTAATATTTCTTTTGCCGGTGTCGCCGCTAAAATTGTACAACCTGTTGGCATTGATATGCGAACCCTCAAGATCAAGGTTTGCGGCAATATCCTTCGGAACTTCTACATTTACGCTGCCGATAGATGTGGAAAGCGTAGCATCGTTTTTAAACGTATCGAACTTTGCAGAAATGCTGCCCGTAGAAGTAGTCGCATACACTTTCGCCGTAATATTTTCAAGATGCAGGCTGCCGGTAGATGTTCTGGCATCCAGCATTCCTTTGATATAGGAAGCGTGAACCGAGCCTGTGGATGTTTCTAATTTAATATTGCCGTTGCAATTATCTGCATGGATGCTGCCGGTGCTGGTGTGTCCATTGATGTCGCCGGAAATATTATCCAGATGCAGGCTACCCGTACTTACTTCAAAACGCTCATTACCCTGCAACGCAGCAAGATGAATACTGCCGGTAACGGAATTCAAATCGGTACTTACATTTTTTGCCGTGTGGATTTTAAAGGAAACGCTTACTGTTTTTTGGTTGTTTCCGACGTGCTTGTTTTTAAAAATGGCTTTCGCAGTAAGCTTGCCGTTTTCGACAGAGATTTCAATGTTATAATCCCTGTTGATGATTTGCTGAATTTCGTCTTTGGACAAATGTTGATTGTTGTTTGCCTGCGCATACATTTCAACGGAGGCTTCGCCGGTTGCATCGCCCGTAACAGTGATAGAGCCGAGCGTGGTGGAAGCATTTACATTTTTAACTTCACTTATACCGAAACTTTTTGTTTGCATCAATACAGGTTCAGCGTTTGATTGTACAACGCCGATGATGTTGTTGAACATTTTGCCTGTCCATGAAATTGCGGTAAGTGCCACGCCGCAGGCAAGCGTAAAAATGAGTAACTTTTTCATTGTATATTTTTTTGTTGTTTAAAAAATTTGTGTCCGTTTGCAAAAAATGCTGCCACAGTAATGCCAAGTTTTTAACTAATTGAAAATCAATAAAGTAATATTTTTTTCACTTTTAAAAGTGTCCGCTTTTGATACACATAGTGTTCGGTTTTGATACACTTTCATCCACCCCGGCACTCCAAAGGAGGGATTTAAGGAGGGTTTTATTCCGTTTTCAAACTCTTGACGGGATTGGCACGCGCAGCTTTAATTGCCTGAAAAGCAACAGTTGCAATAGAAATAATAAATGCCGATATTCCTGCCAATAAAAATAAACTCCAGCCAAGGTTTATTTTATATGCAAAGCTCTGCAACCATCTATTTGCGACAGTCCATGCAAGTGGCGTAGCAATCACTACAGCGATGATAACTAACTTTACGAAATCCATTGACAATAAAAGGGTAATATCTTTTACACTTGCGCCAAATACTTTTCTTATACCGATTTCTTTTGTACGCCTTTCGGCAAGAAAAGCTGTAAGTGCAAACAAACCGATTGCCGCAATGATGATGGAAATAATGGTAAAGAATAAAATAATTTTAGCCAACTGTATATCGCCTGTAAACAACTTTTGAAAATCCTGGTCGAGAAATGAATAGCGAACAGGAAAATCAGGTTCCACATTCTTCCACACTTTTGTAATACCTGCAATTGTTTTTTGGGCATTGGCTGCATTTATTTTTACAAGAATAGCGCCGCCGGAACGATAATCCGTGCGCTTATTGGAAGTCGTGTAAATAGCCGGCTTTACGTGATGCTGCATTCCTTCCACATTAAAATCTTTTACCACGCCAACAATCGTGTACGGCAGCGAATCGAAATTATATAAACGAATCTGCTGACCTACCGGATTGTCAATATTCAATTCTTTTGCAGCTGTTTCATTAATGATTGCCGTATAATCCGTATCCTGTGAATATGCATAATCAAACACGCGCCCTTGTGTTGCAGGTATGTCCAGCGTTCTGAAATAGTCGATGCTTACTCTCACAGAATTTAACCTGTATTCCTGTCCACGAAACTTATAATTATTGGTTGATGTATCAATATATTTATCGCCGGGAACTGTGGTGGATTTTGATACATATTCCACTCCCGGAATATCCAGCAGCTTTAATCTTGTTGCTTCAAAATTCTGTTCTCTTGTTGCTTGTGTCGTATATATTCTGACGACTTGCGAAGGATTGAAGCCAAGATTTTTTGTTTCTATAAAATGCAGCTGCCTTACAATTACTATCGAACCAATAATAAAAAAAGTAGATAAAGTAAGCTGGACTATTAATAAAACATTTCTGAAAAACAAGCCGCGCCTGCCTTTGTTTATTGAGCCTCTCAGTACTTCTGTCGCTTCAAACTTTGACAGAAACAATGCAGGATATAAACCTGCAAACAACACAATAAATACAAGGCAGGCAAGTATTTGTAATAAAATAAAAACGATATGCCGGGCATCTAAAAACGAAAGCGATATATTAAACGCACGACTGAAATAATCCAATGCAACAGATGATAACAGCAATGCAATCATCAGCGCCGCAAAGCATTGTAAACCGACTTCCAGCAAAGAATGCAAAACAATGTGTATGCGTTTTGAACCGAAAACTTTTCTCACACCCACTTCTTTCGCGCGGGTAAATGCACGCGCAATGGATAAGTTACTAAAATTGATAGCGCCTGCAATCAAAAGAAATACAGCTAAGACTAAAAGTACCAGCGTGATTTTAAAATTGCTCTCGCCATGTTTTGGAAAATTATGCAATTGCTGTAAAGCATCGGTAAATAAAGAAGATTGGTTAGGTTGATTTTTATATTGTTCAAAAGTTTGGTTGCC from Arachidicoccus sp. BS20 encodes the following:
- a CDS encoding ABC transporter permease → MTNSYFKSAWRNLRRNKTFSVLNIAGLAVGIACASLIFLWVEYNVTYDHSIPDLNNIYLIENNQTYGKDMYTFRATPFRVKDALLQQFPGVENASRYSDAGATIALGDKHLSQSGAYVDSAFFKMFGLPLVEGNTNNILNDISQIAISQKLATAYFGNKDAIGKTLLVDNKPYKVSAVYKDFPQNIQFAGKDFFLPFQVNYNENKNWDSWGNNSCGTWVQLNPKANYASVNAQLEKLIKQNDPGNTNVLWLYPLKRLNLYGVFVNGKEDASLGTIQNVKMFSFIALIILIIACINFMNLSTARSEKRAKEIGMRKVLGSTRRDLVGRLLSESLIVAYVAVILAVIVVACVLPLFSSLIGIHLQLNVLAPSHILFLIITGGICGIVAGSYPALYLSSFNPVRALKNQITKNAGNAGIVRKILVVLQFTISVIIIIAVIVVYKQIQFTKNRDLGFKKDNVLYVSVTPNLMKGYPSLKQNILSTNDVSDVSLGSHSPMKMYNNGGGASWEGKSATEDVLVTYVSADADYLKTFGIKLKDGTAFSENPSLDSTNVIINESFAKLMGKAGHVGGKIWWGDDQQQAVTIKAITKDFVYNEMNEMHPAPLLFQNNPSGCNYIFMKLKPTQDLQGTLSRLQKVFRKADASQPFDYHFVDKDFEQKFRQQQFVGSLATIFGALAVFISCLGLLGLSAFMAEQRTKEIGVRKVLGASVKSIVMLLSKDFLKLVLLSCIIAFPLAFWFMHHWLQSYAYRTGISWYIFAVAAVLAMLIAFVTVSSQALRAARTNPVKSLKTE
- a CDS encoding ABC transporter ATP-binding protein; amino-acid sequence: MIKITNLEKVYRTDLIETVALNKMSFDVKKGEFVAIMGPSGCGKSTLLNILGLLDDCNGGSFLFDGIEVANFNEQKRADLRKKNIGFVFQSFNLIDELTTYENVELPLIYNNVKASDRKEMVEEALDKMQIMHRKNHYPQQLSGGQQQRVAVARAVVNKPKLILADEPTGNLDSHNGSEVMDMLTTLNEQGTTIIMVTHSEHDAKFAHRIIRMLDGEKVTENILRELDYVHD
- a CDS encoding ABC transporter permease, with amino-acid sequence MLFHYFKTAWRSLVVNRFYSALNIAGLAIGLATGIMLLLWVQNEFSYNKFNKQYKNIYELSAHFPSNGKEIIWSSVPAPLAVYAKNIPSIQSMVRIAGGGGILTNQTETKIIDKNNIIYADSSLLSIFDFKILKGNPNNFLSDTYSVALTEKTAKKIFGTDNVIGKVIRYDKNNFTVTAVLKEIPKNSDIQADAIFPMAYYAQRFTANGGNGKWKTIDVDLGDYGYTIFALLNSNGNPQSVGNALTAAYKNARNGDSQTSFQLQNLGDVHLIGNDGDTSALRMVEIMLLVAILILVIASINYVNLSTARSLMRLKEVSVKKIIGASKRQLFFQFIVETVALFLCAGVIAIGLIFVLMPLYNNISGKELSFSLSDIHTLGILFIVFVGTLLAASIYPAILLSSFQPLAVMRGTKIAGFKTATFRKILVVLQFTISFALLVSTIVMSNQMRYMRNKDLGYDKSYVFSVSFPDEAVQHFDAIKTELQKTHGILSAGTSDAYDISNVGSSTGDIEWSGKPINENMVISQLFADKDFIPTMKYHFIEGGNFSGTPADSNRFILNETAVKAMGLKPPYVGQQITFHEWKGPIIGVLKDFNFEPLTEAISPIIFYSWRYGNMLYVRTTGTEAQNAIAAVEKEYKKYNTSKTPFSYNFLDKSFEAHYRSQQRTGTLFTTFAAIAIFISCLGLFGLATYTAQVKTKEIGIRKVLGASVGSIVQLISKDFLKLVIIAVVIATPLAYWAMHKWLQGFAYKIGIGVFTFIIAAVIVMLIAFATIGFKAFKAARANPVKSLKTE
- a CDS encoding DUF4097 family beta strand repeat-containing protein, translated to MKKLLIFTLACGVALTAISWTGKMFNNIIGVVQSNAEPVLMQTKSFGISEVKNVNASTTLGSITVTGDATGEASVEMYAQANNNQHLSKDEIQQIINRDYNIEISVENGKLTAKAIFKNKHVGNNQKTVSVSFKIHTAKNVSTDLNSVTGSIHLAALQGNERFEVSTGSLHLDNISGDINGHTSTGSIHADNCNGNIKLETSTGSVHASYIKGMLDARTSTGSLHLENITAKVYATTSTGSISAKFDTFKNDATLSTSIGSVNVEVPKDIAANLDLEGSHINANRLYNFSGDTGKRNIKGKINGGGANLAASTNMGSVSLNFK
- a CDS encoding ABC transporter permease gives rise to the protein MWLHYLKTAWRNLQKNRFYALVNISGLAISFASFIVMLVYFNYQTDYDKWNTSLKRVYKVSLEEGNNIKETTQAPLAAFLQQHDPNIEAASAFQPAEDYELLISAGDKKIYQSGSVAADSLFFEVFPYHFAEGNAATALNAPNTMVLTKDVAHKLFGNADAMGKTVKVYNHIDFTVTGIIQLPDAPANLNLQFVYRDPFMKQDNFWQNYSYQTYIKLKHPETQAALDNELNKIFYDYHLKTGNQTFEQYKNQPNQSSLFTDALQQLHNFPKHGESNFKITLVLLVLAVFLLIAGAINFSNLSIARAFTRAKEVGVRKVFGSKRIHIVLHSLLEVGLQCFAALMIALLLSSVALDYFSRAFNISLSFLDARHIVFILLQILACLVFIVLFAGLYPALFLSKFEATEVLRGSINKGRRGLFFRNVLLIVQLTLSTFFIIGSIVIVRQLHFIETKNLGFNPSQVVRIYTTQATREQNFEATRLKLLDIPGVEYVSKSTTVPGDKYIDTSTNNYKFRGQEYRLNSVRVSIDYFRTLDIPATQGRVFDYAYSQDTDYTAIINETAAKELNIDNPVGQQIRLYNFDSLPYTIVGVVKDFNVEGMQHHVKPAIYTTSNKRTDYRSGGAILVKINAANAQKTIAGITKVWKNVEPDFPVRYSFLDQDFQKLFTGDIQLAKIILFFTIISIIIAAIGLFALTAFLAERRTKEIGIRKVFGASVKDITLLLSMDFVKLVIIAVVIATPLAWTVANRWLQSFAYKINLGWSLFLLAGISAFIISIATVAFQAIKAARANPVKSLKTE